TAAGGAAATGCCTCAccatgaaaaattaaaaatgcaaaataataaaataaaattgataaatattACTAGCCCAAAAAATGGAGCCATAAAtagaaattataaaaatttaccAAACTCTAACACAAGtcaaaattatgatatCCCCAAagttgataataatatgccCACAATAAGTGACgataatatttcaaatcATTTTAAAGAGAActatgaatatttaaaaaattatttttacaaattaaataaaacaaatacaAGTATAAATGATTATTTTCTTAATCTTTTCTGCTACacatttatgaaaaaaaaaaatcaaatgaTGAATTCTAAATCGAGCAATGAAAATTGGGCTAATAATATGCAACTACACAATTTTAACagtaaagaaaatattactACCATTTTTAAACAAAGTGATATATCTTATTCAAACAGGtacacaaaaaaagaacaagataaatcaaaaattgataagcatgataataatattatttgcatGGATAGACCGATGAAAGGCACACACAATTTactaaaaaatgaaaactTATACAAACAGAATAATCCAATTGATAATAAACAGACAAATTCAGAAAGTAATCATAACGTTATGAAGACATATCAAAACAGTTTACCTTATTGTAGAGACACTAAAAGCAACGATGCAATTAATAGCACCGTTTGCAAAAAcccaaataaaaataatagcatAAGGGAAAACTATAATAATGTTTctaatatagaaaatagtgagataaaaaatattttatacagCTTTTACAATTATTTGAAACTAAAGGATTATATTATTCctcataatatttataataattctgATAAAAGGGATatgaatgaaaataatcgaaacaataataaaactgataattacaaaaaagGTTATAATGTTAAAGAAAATCACgattttataaacatttCTTACAATTTTATAGATGAGCACAAAAacttaaataataacataagATATGACAACTTTTGCAGCTATCACAAAAGAGAGTTGAATAgttatgataataaaaataagcatGTTCCCAAAGAACCGAATAATTGTGACTCAGCAAGAAATGGTATAGATATATCCAAACCTACAAACGAAGATATACACAAAAATGATTATCCTCATTATTCTAACCATTTAAATCAATGTTTTAGTAAAGGGGTAAATGCCAACTGTTTTTATGGATGTCCTCATAgtttctataaaaaaaatgtggacaaaaaatataatcgTATTTTCAAAGACAATAAAGTAAACTTTAGCAACGGagcatatttttacttattaaaaaatataatagaaaatttaGACAGAGAAGAATTACAGAAATTAATGATTTGCCAAACTTGttacatattaaaaaaaataaaaaataagataaCCCCTATTGATGTTATTTTAGATacacaaattttattttatgactGCAATAgctatttcaaaaaaaaagggtGGATAGATGATACTactaaagaaaataaaattgaaaccGGTGAAAAAAtcaacaaaaataatatcacaaattataatgaaaaatataaaaataatgaaaatttatacTATTCTAATTATCAGCTGAATGATTTTCATaaacgaaaaaataatgtatcTTCTGTTAACCCTAATAATGATACTGTTGGTCATTTAAATATGTCCAACAGTGTACAAATGATTTATAAACACCATCGTGACAACAGCGATAATGTCCAAAGCGATGCAATTTCTCTAGAAAACGATGGCGATGCTACAGCTGCTACTACTACATATATTACTCCTACTAAAAAGAATGTACAATTCTATAATATTGGAAACCGTGAAATTTCGAGGACGTCTACTACAACTTCTATTAGTCATAAAATGAATGCCAATCATTTAAAACGTGACGAAATAAATGCAAAagataatacaaatatggatgataataaatatataaattccGAAACAAATCAAAATTTCATTTAAGGAAATCCACGTCAATATTGTGAAACTACAAATGTTGCATAATATAAGCTATTAAAAGTGTAAAACATTAAATCTAAAAGATGAACATAAAAGAGATGATGGGAAAGGAAAAgctatttttacaattcTCTTCATTAagaattttgaaaaaaaaaatataaataaccTAGTTGACGAAATTACAGCCATATAATGCTATACGAATGTGCAAAAATAacataacaaaaaattgcaaaataaataacacTGGAAAGGTGGTAAAAATAATGGCGAACTTAAATgccataaaaaaaatatatttcatttaaacTTTATACAGGTActtattacttttttaaaaatatgtgaaaatatcaaaattgAAGATATTGTCCTtccaaaaaaaaggaacaaaaaagaacaaatatttatttttataatatatatatacaatatattccattttttgttaaattgTCATgtttattgttttattaacatataaCTGATTTCAAAGTTTTTCGGTGTCCGTGTGTGAATGTCTTGTCAATTTCTTTGTACacacatatacatatattggccatatacatgtatatacCAGTGTTGttctaaatataaatgcTATTTGTGTagaatgaaaatttttccacctttttaattttttctggcatataaataaaaaattataaaaaattcagtacttttaaaagaaaatatatttatacgtAAGTTTTTCCAAGTATATTTTGAATAgtttattcttttattaataaatttatattcacacaaaaaaaagaaaaaacggaaaaaaatatgtacattatttttgattCGTTCATACTATagtttaatattataaaattgtaaataataagaaacaaataaaaaagtagCACATTTCAAATGGTTTTACTTTACAATAAATTACATACATTGTTTAAGTCCataatttacatttattattttgtacattgttacatttttttttctttcatttttttttcttattttggctatttttgcatataaattctgaattgttcatttttttaagaacttttctaatattttgcgcacatttatataaagtTTATTATGctttatataaacaatttgtatatatttttcctaTGATTATAACGAAAAATAAAACCccaataaataattttattttttatgaatgtTCTTTAGTGTTGATTAATTTTGGagtttattttaatttcacTCTTTTAATTATTAGCAACTTTTCAGTTTgatctattttttatcctccatatattattttacgTTGTTTGATCATATTTGATTTGCTTAtggtttttattatatatttttgagaGTTATAAATTTCTTAAACTTTTCCATAGtataattttgtaatttttcgATACACATTTTacacacatttttttaaataatttaactcttttttttttaattttcaaaatggGAAACAGCTTGTGCTGCATTAACGACTTAAAAAACAACAAATCcaatatagatatatatgcatatccTAGccaagaaaaatatgatgaGTATGATAATTGGACATTAGAAACTTGGatagataaatataagaatGGTAATACAATTAGAGTAGCATTTCCTGATGGAAATGAAATTCAatgttattttaaaatttttttaaatgaaaagtGCTTTGAACTATCCTTAGATAATAAAGTTcgtattataaaatttaatgatattaaGTGTGTACTCCACAGAAATAGTTGTGAATCATTATTAGAATCAgaacaaaatttattaaaatcaCCTAAGGTTATAGGAATTCGATTGATTAGTACACTTAAAGCTATTGCCTTTGCAATGGATAGTCCTGGAGAGGAAAGAATGttttatgaatttataaaaaagcaTTGCTTAACTGCTTAAGAGTGAAGTGCACaggaaataatatttcacaCACATTACACTGGTGTTCAAATGGTGAatcaaaacaaaaaatcGTTACAATGAGACTgtcatatattaatgaaaaattaaaaaaaattcaccTTCAATAATTAAATTGCTCATAGAAGATAAATTAAAggcaaaaaataataacgaAGGAAAAACATACAAATTCAATTTAGCGCAAAAGATATGTTTCACCTATCTATATTAGTATACAAGGAATACATATGGGGAAACGCGGGTTTGcaaaatgcatataaaatacTTATATCACATATAACTACAGTTGCGTgcatttttgttttacaTAATTCGagacatttttaatatacccaatatattagataaacattatttgtttatcatcatcattattattgttttttttttttatcattatatctaatttatatttgttatattgGCTTGCATagttttatatgtattttattttttcctattcttattatttgtcttatttgatattatttatattatcgCATGTATTATATccaatttttaaattatgaattaccttaatttaaatttctATAAACTggaaattttaattttttcccgactattataaataaaaacaatatattacaCATAATATCATGTTTTcgtattttttgtattgttttaattttccttgctaacaaaaatgaaaagatAAAGATAGTGCTTTAACACCCTAAAGCCTTAAcacaatttaaattaaaaca
This DNA window, taken from Plasmodium berghei ANKA genome assembly, chromosome: 13, encodes the following:
- a CDS encoding inner membrane complex sub-compartment protein 3 produces the protein MGNSLCCINDLKNNKSNIDIYAYPSQEKYDEYDNWTLETWIDKYKNGNTIRVAFPDGNEIQCYFKIFLNEKCFELSLDNKVRIIKFNDIKCVLHRNSCESLLESEQNLLKSPKVIGIRLISTLKAIAFAMDSPGEERMFYEFIKKHCLTA